Proteins found in one Actinomycetota bacterium genomic segment:
- a CDS encoding GGDEF domain-containing protein, whose translation MNGLLHSWFNALTYVIGEEEAAAGGESEEFLLAAVEFLNLCIAMVAFYFAVRILPSISRDIRKRSWLFLSLAAITFGIAEIIGVLREIGNISVPGLYEITETIFVIMFTVGFYYLYTTEHKETLKLRRQSTTDDLTSLYTHGFFQTYLVNKVSSLRTDGNNLTVLFLDIDDFKQYNDQFGHQEGDYVLQKVAQTITQEARGEDIASRYGGEEFTLILGCDFETACRVAERLRSSVEERCSTFADASVKRSITVSVGLATFGVDADAGDKLVKIADARMYEAKRRGKNQVYTGDVDLGESDSPARERSTGHLGIAPG comes from the coding sequence ATGAACGGTCTGTTACACTCATGGTTCAATGCGTTGACCTACGTAATCGGTGAAGAGGAAGCAGCGGCAGGAGGGGAAAGTGAAGAGTTCCTGCTTGCAGCGGTTGAATTCCTCAACCTCTGTATCGCCATGGTGGCGTTCTACTTCGCGGTGAGGATCCTGCCGTCGATTTCGCGTGATATCCGTAAACGGTCCTGGCTGTTTCTCAGCCTGGCAGCCATCACTTTCGGAATCGCCGAGATCATCGGCGTGCTTCGTGAGATCGGAAATATTTCCGTCCCCGGGTTATACGAGATCACAGAAACCATTTTCGTGATCATGTTCACCGTGGGCTTCTATTATCTATATACCACGGAGCATAAAGAGACTCTCAAGCTGCGCCGCCAGTCGACGACAGACGATCTCACCAGCCTCTATACGCATGGTTTTTTCCAGACGTATCTTGTCAACAAGGTGAGTAGCCTGAGGACTGACGGCAACAATTTGACTGTGCTATTCCTGGATATCGATGATTTCAAGCAGTACAACGATCAGTTCGGTCATCAGGAAGGCGATTACGTTTTGCAGAAGGTCGCCCAGACTATCACGCAGGAAGCGCGCGGCGAAGACATCGCATCGCGTTACGGTGGTGAGGAATTTACGCTGATCCTCGGATGCGACTTCGAGACCGCCTGCCGCGTGGCTGAAAGGCTTCGATCCAGCGTCGAAGAACGCTGCTCAACATTCGCCGACGCCAGCGTCAAGCGAAGCATAACCGTCTCGGTGGGCCTGGCAACATTCGGGGTTGACGCTGACGCCGGCGACAAGCTGGTCAAGATCGCTGATGCCCGTATGTACGAGGCCAAGCGCCGTGGCAAGAACCAGGTTTATACTGGCGATGTCGATCTCGGGGAATCGGACTCGCCGGCGCGCGAACGCAGCACCGGTCACCTGGGCATAGCTCCCGGCTAG
- a CDS encoding DUF4388 domain-containing protein encodes MVLQLLASYRKSGLLEIEDREERAIIYLKEGFIEAVSVPRSDHLLGARLIKAGLLTPTGLRKIILSSASRDKKEFLGITLMKSEIIDKEEIVKVIAEQAYENTLELSNWVEGTFKFVVPRKPAVFPLSPHINVQHLLLETSRRLDEGQRPTKAKLALPADELCSSCTSNCTEEQKDKYLKDGICLWRNMPVLVREAIFTPGTDEAVEPEEFFSDIPFL; translated from the coding sequence ATGGTACTGCAACTACTGGCCAGCTACCGAAAATCGGGACTCCTGGAAATCGAGGACAGGGAAGAACGGGCTATTATTTATCTCAAGGAAGGCTTTATCGAAGCTGTATCAGTGCCGCGTTCCGATCATCTACTGGGCGCCCGCCTGATCAAAGCCGGTTTGCTGACGCCGACCGGTCTGCGCAAGATAATCCTCTCGTCCGCCTCACGGGACAAGAAAGAATTTCTGGGCATCACCCTGATGAAATCGGAGATTATCGACAAGGAAGAGATCGTCAAGGTCATTGCCGAACAGGCCTATGAGAATACTCTCGAACTTTCAAATTGGGTCGAAGGCACTTTTAAATTCGTGGTTCCCAGAAAGCCGGCAGTCTTTCCGCTCTCCCCGCACATCAACGTGCAGCACCTGCTGCTCGAGACCAGCCGGAGGCTTGATGAAGGCCAGCGGCCTACCAAAGCCAAACTTGCTCTTCCGGCTGATGAGCTGTGTTCTTCCTGTACCTCAAATTGCACTGAGGAACAAAAAGATAAGTATCTCAAGGACGGCATCTGCCTCTGGCGCAATATGCCGGTGCTGGTGAGAGAAGCGATCTTCACTCCCGGAACCGATGAGGCTGTCGAGCCTGAAGAGTTTTTCTCGGATATCCCCTTCCTCTAA
- a CDS encoding NAD-binding protein codes for MTSPKRILALTGVLLMIVIVGTAGFAILEGYGFLDSLFTTVVLISTVGMGTAPATVGGKLLAIFVIAGGVGTLVYAVGMVIEFLIGGYLAELLEERSMKKKISELSNHYLICGYGRVGEQVAKEFLRSGEEFVVVDSNPESIARAREDGFPHIEGDAADDESLHLAGIDRAKGLVACVDSDADNVFVTLSARVLSPSLWIVARGNTEESHNKLEKAGADKVVSPYAIGGREMATLMLKPMVSDYLDVVTGGGELELRVEQFQLSAGSPALGKSIRDLGIRQKTGASILAVKKPGQPFDTNPDPAILLEENVVLITVGTHAEIQLLEQLFAVNRVS; via the coding sequence TTGACTTCTCCCAAGCGGATACTGGCCCTCACGGGGGTCTTGCTCATGATCGTGATTGTCGGCACTGCCGGCTTTGCCATCCTGGAAGGTTACGGCTTCCTGGATTCTCTCTTCACCACCGTGGTTCTGATCTCGACGGTCGGGATGGGTACGGCTCCGGCCACCGTGGGCGGCAAACTGCTGGCGATATTCGTCATCGCCGGTGGCGTGGGAACCCTGGTCTATGCGGTCGGCATGGTTATAGAATTCCTCATCGGTGGTTATCTTGCTGAATTGCTCGAGGAGCGAAGCATGAAAAAGAAGATATCGGAACTCTCCAACCACTATCTGATATGCGGGTACGGGCGTGTTGGCGAGCAGGTTGCCAAGGAATTCCTGCGCTCGGGGGAAGAGTTCGTGGTTGTCGATTCCAACCCTGAGAGCATCGCCCGCGCCCGTGAAGACGGATTCCCCCATATCGAGGGGGACGCGGCCGATGATGAATCCTTGCACCTTGCCGGCATCGACAGGGCCAAGGGACTGGTTGCCTGCGTCGATTCCGATGCGGACAACGTCTTCGTCACGCTCTCTGCAAGGGTGCTTTCCCCCAGCCTTTGGATCGTGGCCCGGGGCAATACCGAGGAATCACATAACAAGCTCGAAAAGGCCGGCGCCGACAAGGTCGTTTCCCCCTATGCGATCGGCGGGCGAGAGATGGCTACTCTAATGCTCAAGCCCATGGTCAGCGATTATCTGGACGTCGTCACGGGCGGCGGCGAATTGGAGCTCAGGGTCGAGCAGTTTCAGCTTTCCGCCGGCTCACCGGCGCTCGGCAAGAGCATCAGGGACCTTGGCATACGGCAGAAGACCGGAGCTTCGATTCTGGCGGTCAAAAAACCGGGTCAGCCCTTTGACACAAACCCCGATCCCGCAATTCTGCTGGAAGAGAATGTTGTGCTGATCACAGTAGGGACCCACGCGGAGATACAACTCCTCGAACAGCTGTTCGCAGTCAACAGGGTCTCTTAA
- a CDS encoding DUF3006 domain-containing protein yields MESRFNCYLDRIEGDSAVLLIEGRESVVPVSVLPRGAREGDHLQLAFIVDESARDKTASEVSDLQRRLKLQDGQE; encoded by the coding sequence TTGGAATCCCGATTCAACTGTTACCTTGACCGCATCGAGGGCGACTCAGCCGTGCTGCTGATTGAAGGCAGGGAATCGGTCGTGCCGGTCTCGGTGCTTCCGCGTGGCGCGCGGGAAGGCGACCATCTGCAGTTGGCCTTCATCGTCGATGAATCCGCCCGGGATAAAACAGCCTCCGAAGTTTCCGATCTGCAACGGCGTCTCAAACTTCAGGATGGGCAGGAATGA
- the argS gene encoding arginine--tRNA ligase — MTPTDLLNDIASLVSEAVRARLSSWKRGDLAANIILERPAGKGHGDLSTNLAMIAAGAAGMPPRKAAELLIEDLRASGDLMKLCREIEIAGPGFINLFLEDRALAETAGRALADGMEFGAGVADKPESILLEYVSANPTGPLHAGHARYAAFGDSLKRILAYAGHEVTTEFYINDYGTQMLNFGKSLAVRYAQQFGHEVSFPEEGYQGEYTVRIASLIKQQIGDEMIGHVLPEPDQEAIDFFKKEGCGLVLDDIRAILARFRVEFDVWFSESALYQSGAVDESLKTLEAAGEIEIRDGAKWLLTSRFGDDKDRVLIRSSGEPTYFTSDIAYHRQKLSRGFDRLINIWGADHHGYVPRMKAAFEALSHDPQRFEIIIGQLVNVIEMGERKQMSKRAGTMVTLQELLDSIGTDAARFFLVERSNDSTLDLDLEKAKLQSEENPVYYVQYAHARICSILRRAAEQGVAEPADNTDRLAGPLAGQERELILKLAAFPRTVLSAAEIRGPHRITTYARELAAIFHVFYHNCPVIRAEAATAAFRLDLCRLTRNVIARSLDLVGVEAPESM; from the coding sequence ATGACGCCCACCGATCTCCTCAATGATATCGCAAGCCTGGTTTCCGAAGCCGTGCGAGCCAGATTGTCTTCGTGGAAACGCGGGGACCTGGCCGCCAACATTATTCTGGAGCGCCCGGCTGGCAAGGGTCACGGCGACCTGTCAACCAATCTCGCCATGATCGCCGCCGGAGCCGCTGGCATGCCGCCCCGCAAGGCAGCGGAGTTGCTGATTGAGGACCTCCGGGCGAGCGGCGATCTGATGAAGTTGTGCCGCGAGATCGAGATAGCTGGGCCCGGCTTCATAAACCTTTTCCTTGAAGACCGGGCGCTGGCCGAAACCGCCGGCCGGGCACTGGCTGATGGCATGGAGTTCGGCGCAGGGGTCGCAGACAAGCCGGAATCAATCCTGCTGGAATATGTCAGCGCCAACCCTACAGGGCCGCTGCACGCCGGCCATGCACGGTATGCCGCTTTTGGCGATTCGCTCAAGAGGATTCTGGCCTACGCCGGGCACGAGGTCACAACCGAGTTTTACATCAACGATTACGGCACCCAGATGCTCAACTTCGGCAAATCCCTGGCCGTGCGCTACGCGCAGCAATTCGGTCACGAGGTATCCTTCCCGGAGGAAGGCTACCAGGGTGAGTACACGGTTCGGATCGCGAGCCTGATCAAACAGCAGATCGGTGATGAGATGATCGGGCACGTCCTTCCCGAACCCGATCAGGAGGCCATAGATTTCTTCAAAAAGGAAGGATGCGGGCTGGTTCTGGATGACATCCGGGCGATCCTGGCACGGTTCCGGGTGGAATTCGATGTCTGGTTCTCCGAATCGGCGTTGTATCAAAGCGGCGCCGTCGACGAGTCTCTAAAGACACTTGAGGCCGCGGGCGAGATTGAAATCCGCGATGGCGCCAAGTGGTTGCTGACCAGCCGCTTCGGCGATGACAAGGACCGCGTTCTCATCCGCAGCTCCGGCGAGCCGACATATTTTACCTCCGACATCGCCTACCACCGGCAGAAGCTTTCGCGCGGCTTCGACCGGCTGATCAATATCTGGGGCGCCGACCACCATGGCTATGTCCCGCGGATGAAGGCCGCGTTCGAGGCGCTTTCACACGATCCGCAACGATTCGAGATCATCATAGGCCAGCTCGTGAACGTTATCGAGATGGGCGAGCGCAAGCAGATGTCCAAGCGGGCCGGCACCATGGTTACCCTCCAGGAGCTTCTCGACAGCATCGGCACCGATGCGGCCCGTTTCTTCCTGGTCGAGCGCAGCAACGACAGCACCCTCGACCTCGACCTGGAAAAGGCCAAACTGCAATCGGAGGAAAACCCCGTCTATTACGTGCAGTACGCCCATGCCCGCATCTGCAGCATCCTCAGGCGCGCTGCGGAGCAGGGAGTCGCTGAGCCTGCTGATAACACTGACAGGCTTGCCGGGCCCTTAGCAGGGCAGGAGCGCGAGCTGATCCTGAAGCTGGCCGCGTTTCCCAGGACGGTGCTGAGCGCGGCCGAGATCCGCGGCCCCCACAGGATAACGACTTATGCTCGCGAACTGGCGGCGATCTTCCATGTCTTTTACCATAACTGCCCGGTTATCAGGGCTGAAGCGGCTACGGCCGCTTTTCGCCTCGATCTCTGCCGGCTCACCAGAAACGTGATTGCCAGAAGTCTCGATCTTGTTGGTGTTGAAGCGCCTGAATCCATGTAG
- a CDS encoding MFS transporter, protein MLLSLRQLHWSIYALALANGVVMTGFMMLLPLLPQYSEQLGFGEFEIGLLVAAFFVGRVLFQFPMGVLSDRIGRRGIMSASLLIFTVSTAAYALTTTIWLMMFLRMMQGVAASSLAVGSQSYINDRTPTGFRGLANGITSSAINIGVIAGPILAGVLSQSFSIQTPFWVGGVMGGMCFFLSLAIPGISGAREAAASRAAAASSLFKKVITSVFCLPSFSLSLIQFLSMMSIAIFLTSAPILTSELLRWSSSEIALAFAAGGAAAAISSPFLGQLSDRIGRISVIVLGMASLTLEALIVFIHPGTPLTMLAFALGGAGTPAYFNAFYSLIGDVTIPLDRGAVTGFVGSFGEWGSIIGSSIIVPVAWRNLSVSAPMAVNVLVALLTLVLALIMRAPLQKQVGRIARV, encoded by the coding sequence ATGTTGTTATCGTTAAGACAGCTGCACTGGAGCATATACGCGCTGGCTCTCGCCAACGGCGTAGTGATGACCGGCTTCATGATGTTGCTGCCCCTCCTGCCTCAATATTCAGAGCAACTCGGTTTCGGTGAATTCGAAATCGGGCTTCTGGTCGCGGCGTTCTTTGTCGGCCGTGTCCTTTTCCAGTTTCCCATGGGAGTGCTGTCGGACCGTATCGGGCGGCGGGGGATCATGTCGGCCTCATTACTGATCTTTACCGTTTCCACCGCAGCTTACGCGCTCACCACCACGATCTGGCTGATGATGTTCCTGCGGATGATGCAGGGTGTTGCAGCTTCGAGCCTCGCTGTCGGGTCGCAATCCTATATCAACGACCGCACGCCGACGGGCTTCCGGGGGCTGGCCAACGGCATCACCAGTAGCGCCATCAACATCGGAGTTATCGCCGGGCCGATACTGGCAGGTGTCCTCTCGCAGAGTTTTTCCATCCAGACTCCTTTTTGGGTCGGCGGCGTGATGGGGGGGATGTGCTTTTTCCTCAGCCTTGCTATCCCCGGAATATCAGGCGCCAGGGAAGCAGCAGCGTCCCGGGCGGCGGCGGCTTCATCCCTGTTTAAAAAGGTCATCACCAGCGTCTTCTGTCTGCCGTCGTTCTCGCTTTCCCTGATCCAGTTCCTCTCGATGATGTCTATCGCCATCTTCCTGACGTCGGCGCCTATCCTGACTTCGGAGCTGCTTCGATGGAGCAGCTCCGAGATCGCGCTGGCGTTTGCTGCTGGAGGCGCGGCCGCCGCCATCTCCAGCCCTTTTCTTGGCCAGCTCTCGGACCGCATCGGCCGCATCAGCGTTATCGTGCTGGGCATGGCTTCACTGACCCTCGAAGCCCTGATCGTGTTCATCCATCCAGGAACGCCGCTGACCATGCTTGCGTTCGCCCTGGGAGGCGCCGGCACCCCGGCATATTTCAATGCATTTTATTCGCTGATCGGTGACGTCACCATCCCCCTTGACCGAGGCGCCGTCACGGGTTTCGTGGGATCGTTTGGAGAATGGGGCAGCATCATCGGCAGCAGCATCATCGTCCCGGTCGCTTGGCGCAACCTCAGCGTTTCCGCGCCGATGGCGGTCAATGTCCTGGTGGCTCTGCTCACCCTGGTACTGGCGCTGATAATGCGAGCTCCGCTCCAAAAGCAGGTAGGCCGCATCGCCCGCGTGTGA
- the mutM gene encoding bifunctional DNA-formamidopyrimidine glycosylase/DNA-(apurinic or apyrimidinic site) lyase, producing MPELPEVETICRQLAPYLSGKKIARVKVVDPLITAPENARAFSRRVNGQTIESVSRRGKYLLLNMKSRETLVFHLRMTGRLTQARLPIGKNDRQHLRLVLELSGGYALTFHDARRFGKAFVLSPDEVEIYWKKLGPEPLGRSFNVRYLERVLGKRTRPIKSLLLDQSIVAGVGNIYADEALYRAGIHPERPAGEIDGAEAKRLAGAIKATLRRAIELQGSSIDTYRDARGGSGSFQNTFRVHRREGKPCPGCGGTVKKIKVGGRGTYFCPSCQK from the coding sequence TTGCCGGAACTGCCCGAAGTCGAAACTATATGCCGTCAACTGGCTCCATACCTTTCCGGAAAAAAAATAGCGCGCGTCAAGGTCGTCGATCCGTTGATCACCGCTCCGGAAAATGCACGGGCATTCAGCCGCCGAGTAAACGGTCAGACGATCGAGAGCGTGAGCCGGCGGGGAAAGTACCTTCTTCTAAATATGAAGTCGCGAGAAACGCTGGTGTTTCATCTGCGGATGACAGGCAGGCTGACCCAGGCCCGACTGCCAATCGGCAAAAATGACCGGCAACATCTGAGGCTGGTGCTCGAATTATCCGGAGGCTACGCACTTACGTTCCACGATGCCAGGCGATTCGGCAAGGCGTTCGTGCTGTCGCCGGACGAGGTTGAGATTTACTGGAAAAAGCTCGGCCCGGAGCCGCTGGGGAGGTCGTTCAACGTTAGATATCTCGAGAGAGTGCTGGGCAAGCGAACGCGCCCGATCAAATCCCTGCTGCTGGACCAGTCGATCGTGGCCGGCGTCGGCAATATCTATGCTGATGAGGCTCTGTACCGCGCCGGCATCCATCCCGAGCGGCCAGCGGGTGAGATCGACGGCGCCGAAGCCAAACGGCTTGCCGGAGCCATCAAAGCTACGCTGAGAAGGGCCATCGAACTCCAGGGCAGCTCAATCGACACCTACCGTGACGCGCGTGGCGGCAGCGGCAGTTTTCAGAACACCTTTCGCGTCCATCGGCGTGAGGGCAAGCCCTGTCCGGGATGTGGGGGAACCGTGAAGAAGATCAAGGTGGGGGGGAGGGGCACCTATTTCTGCCCTTCATGTCAGAAATGA
- a CDS encoding M20/M25/M40 family metallo-hydrolase — protein MIKRIKSNSRNQAPFFLLILSVFSMLTFAVVSLAGCGNSEQGNRVDVAPASGTLRDFKPPPKTVPAETAPTVAAAASQTQQDQLLSAYSLDSQFSYLTIVASSSYQGRRTDSAGARASAAYISSEFSRLGLQPWTGAGLSTYLEHFNASGLESDNVIGILPGSAANGSHVIIASHYDHLGLDSSGRPYNGADDNAAGVAAVLEMARVFQQTGIRPADTIVFCAFSGEEEGELGSAALGQQLVVAGISKNVEMINIDGIGATGGSYFGVWDEGADNTAPLLETLRQAGQALGVPVRAEGTDIGSDAQSFDWQYSIPAVTVDWSWGQDASAWHPYYHTIYDTPEKIDQSVMAQATKVSLLGLWLRANG, from the coding sequence TTGATCAAACGCATCAAAAGCAATAGCCGGAATCAGGCGCCTTTCTTCCTGCTGATACTCTCCGTGTTTTCAATGCTGACGTTCGCCGTGGTTTCCCTTGCCGGATGCGGGAACAGCGAGCAAGGGAACCGCGTTGATGTGGCGCCGGCTTCCGGCACCCTACGTGATTTCAAGCCACCTCCAAAGACTGTGCCTGCAGAGACGGCGCCAACAGTTGCCGCTGCCGCCAGCCAGACGCAACAGGATCAGCTGCTGTCCGCGTATAGCCTTGACAGCCAGTTTTCCTACTTGACGATCGTCGCTTCGAGCAGTTATCAGGGGCGCAGGACCGACAGCGCCGGCGCCAGGGCTTCGGCGGCATACATATCTTCCGAGTTCTCACGGCTCGGTCTGCAACCTTGGACAGGGGCCGGCCTTTCGACATACCTCGAGCATTTCAACGCGTCGGGCCTGGAAAGCGACAACGTTATCGGAATCCTTCCCGGAAGCGCCGCCAATGGCTCGCATGTCATCATCGCCTCCCATTACGACCATCTCGGCCTCGATAGCAGCGGGCGGCCCTACAATGGCGCTGACGACAACGCCGCCGGCGTCGCCGCCGTGCTGGAGATGGCCCGCGTATTCCAGCAGACAGGAATCAGGCCCGCCGATACGATCGTCTTCTGCGCTTTCTCGGGTGAGGAAGAGGGAGAACTAGGTTCGGCTGCTCTAGGGCAGCAACTGGTGGTTGCAGGGATCAGCAAGAATGTGGAAATGATCAACATCGACGGCATCGGCGCCACCGGCGGCAGCTATTTCGGGGTCTGGGATGAGGGCGCCGACAACACCGCGCCGCTGCTCGAGACGCTGCGGCAAGCCGGCCAGGCCCTGGGGGTTCCCGTCAGGGCCGAGGGAACCGACATCGGATCCGACGCCCAGTCGTTTGACTGGCAGTATTCGATCCCGGCGGTGACGGTAGACTGGTCGTGGGGCCAGGACGCCAGCGCCTGGCATCCTTACTATCACACGATCTACGACACTCCTGAAAAGATAGACCAGTCGGTTATGGCCCAGGCGACTAAAGTCTCACTGCTGGGGCTCTGGTTGCGGGCCAACGGCTGA
- a CDS encoding GGDEF domain-containing protein produces MDRGEVSDRKEMRRVPTAGAKSQHEETAGHASVPASPLFGKARDSLKNHETEVIKSWLKQVIDTLGMSSLLAFPTQELTSGFPGLIQSIADAIEQPETISSRLPEITQLSSKLATLRKEDPSIDQLMDDYSLLKRLMFDAASADLRRSDTAVLNLCQNLDDGFSHVLKEGLKAYIEEHSSQLQHLADTDALTGLYNVRYFRRQLHRNLELYKRYRIPFSLMMLDLDGLKELNDVRGHHSGDLALKHLAAILATEKRETDVAVRYGGDEFFVVLPGTTAIDGERLAYRVVRDVRRLNIQSGGREITGVSVGVVSCPANGTDVGTLRAKADRALYLAKAIGGASVACYQEFRES; encoded by the coding sequence ATGGACCGCGGGGAAGTAAGCGACAGGAAAGAAATGAGGCGCGTGCCCACAGCCGGCGCCAAGTCTCAGCACGAGGAAACAGCCGGACACGCCTCAGTACCGGCGTCTCCCCTCTTCGGCAAGGCCAGAGATTCGCTGAAGAACCATGAGACCGAAGTCATCAAGTCATGGTTGAAGCAGGTCATCGACACACTGGGCATGTCATCGCTGCTGGCTTTTCCCACTCAGGAGCTTACCTCAGGCTTCCCCGGGCTGATCCAAAGCATCGCCGATGCCATCGAGCAGCCGGAGACCATATCCTCCAGGCTGCCGGAAATAACGCAGCTATCTTCCAAGCTGGCGACTCTTCGCAAGGAAGATCCGAGCATTGACCAGCTCATGGATGACTACTCGCTGCTCAAGCGCCTGATGTTCGACGCGGCGTCTGCAGACCTCCGGCGCTCAGACACGGCCGTCCTTAACCTCTGCCAGAATCTGGATGACGGATTCAGCCATGTCCTAAAGGAAGGGCTCAAGGCCTATATCGAGGAGCATTCTTCGCAGCTTCAGCATCTTGCTGACACTGACGCCCTTACCGGACTTTATAACGTGCGATATTTCAGACGCCAGCTGCACAGGAACCTGGAGCTGTACAAGCGTTACCGCATCCCCTTTTCCTTGATGATGCTCGACCTCGACGGCCTCAAAGAGCTCAATGATGTACGCGGACATCACTCAGGCGATCTGGCGTTGAAACATCTCGCGGCGATTCTGGCCACTGAAAAGAGGGAAACCGATGTTGCGGTTCGCTATGGAGGTGATGAGTTCTTTGTGGTCCTTCCGGGAACCACGGCCATCGATGGCGAGCGGCTCGCGTACAGGGTGGTCCGCGACGTCCGCCGGCTCAATATCCAGTCAGGCGGCCGTGAGATAACAGGGGTCTCAGTCGGAGTAGTATCATGTCCGGCAAATGGCACCGATGTCGGCACCCTCAGGGCGAAAGCAGACAGGGCCCTTTATCTGGCAAAGGCGATTGGCGGCGCCTCGGTAGCCTGCTATCAGGAATTCCGCGAGTCCTGA
- a CDS encoding L,D-transpeptidase — protein sequence MSRTTSVKPTRTATSATKRKAIIVFASAILVLLFLGYLSMASLFPAGVSVNPGDGSQDVAIDNQIKISTSWMRGSVKTVTVKEITLDPLGAPAGEKMIDGTLNGDTFVRSDGETLLHPDSRYEITVQAQLTDLTLTGPQHQDVTKHATFQTITTPAPVFAKDKQTVPTGEPIVVEFNTPIKSFTYEISPELKSTSQLDENNPTRAMITFDGYEQGKEYTMTITGATAENGAGLVHPYSQKIATTAPLKIFFTPGDGESGVSLTEHPTLQFSEDIKNPEVADEVLSFDPAVLGGWDWVAPDKIEFKPLNDWTQGQSVTIKLKGGTEGFRSVSGSYVREDVQSTFTAKPSKLIDVNLTEQRVYMYDNDQLVKTLICSSGSQATPSLTGRYAVYAKADKVDMRGEGYDAPNVPWVLMFNGDYTIHGNYWSTQFGVPTSHGCVGLPLDQAEYLYNWTPIGTIVSIHY from the coding sequence ATGAGCAGAACCACATCAGTCAAGCCAACACGAACGGCCACGTCAGCCACAAAGCGAAAGGCGATAATCGTCTTTGCGTCGGCTATTCTGGTTTTGCTGTTCCTGGGCTATCTTTCCATGGCCTCGCTTTTTCCGGCGGGAGTATCGGTTAACCCGGGCGACGGCAGCCAGGATGTGGCCATCGACAACCAGATCAAGATCTCCACGAGCTGGATGCGCGGATCGGTCAAGACCGTTACTGTCAAAGAGATAACCCTGGATCCGCTGGGTGCCCCCGCCGGAGAGAAAATGATCGACGGGACTCTCAACGGCGACACCTTCGTCCGCAGCGACGGAGAAACCCTTCTTCATCCCGACTCCCGCTATGAGATCACCGTTCAGGCCCAGCTTACCGATCTGACCCTGACCGGACCTCAGCACCAGGATGTCACCAAGCATGCCACGTTTCAAACAATAACGACCCCGGCGCCGGTCTTTGCCAAGGACAAGCAGACCGTGCCGACCGGTGAACCCATCGTTGTGGAATTCAATACGCCGATCAAATCCTTCACTTACGAGATCAGCCCTGAACTCAAATCGACGTCGCAGCTGGACGAGAATAACCCCACCCGCGCCATGATAACCTTCGACGGTTACGAGCAGGGGAAGGAATATACCATGACCATCACCGGGGCCACGGCTGAGAATGGCGCCGGCTTGGTGCATCCGTACTCGCAAAAGATTGCAACGACTGCGCCTCTGAAGATATTTTTCACGCCAGGAGACGGGGAATCGGGTGTCAGCCTGACCGAACACCCGACGCTCCAGTTCAGCGAAGACATCAAGAATCCGGAAGTCGCCGACGAGGTCCTGTCCTTCGACCCCGCGGTCCTGGGTGGTTGGGACTGGGTTGCCCCTGACAAGATCGAGTTCAAGCCGCTGAACGACTGGACGCAGGGGCAGTCAGTAACCATAAAGCTTAAGGGTGGCACCGAAGGGTTCCGTAGTGTCAGCGGCAGCTACGTGCGCGAGGACGTCCAGAGTACTTTCACAGCCAAGCCTTCAAAGCTTATCGACGTCAATCTTACCGAGCAGAGGGTATACATGTACGACAACGATCAGCTGGTCAAGACTCTCATTTGCTCCAGCGGATCACAGGCGACTCCGAGTCTGACGGGGAGGTACGCGGTGTACGCGAAGGCCGACAAGGTAGATATGCGTGGTGAAGGGTACGACGCTCCCAACGTACCCTGGGTACTGATGTTCAACGGGGATTACACGATCCACGGAAATTACTGGTCGACGCAGTTTGGAGTGCCAACGAGTCATGGTTGCGTCGGCCTGCCGCTCGACCAGGCGGAATATCTCTACAACTGGACGCCGATCGGCACGATCGTATCGATCCACTATTAG
- the trxA gene encoding thioredoxin — MSADILEVTDANFQSEVLDADVPVIVDFWAAWCGPCRMVGPIVEEIAQDQAGKVKVAKLNVDENRETATKYGIMSIPTILLFEKGAVAKQVVGAMPKSALVQELGLA; from the coding sequence TTGTCAGCAGACATTCTTGAAGTTACAGACGCGAATTTTCAGAGCGAGGTCCTGGACGCGGACGTTCCCGTCATCGTTGATTTCTGGGCCGCCTGGTGCGGACCCTGCCGCATGGTAGGTCCGATCGTCGAGGAGATCGCTCAGGATCAGGCCGGCAAGGTCAAGGTTGCCAAACTTAACGTTGATGAGAACCGTGAGACCGCGACGAAGTACGGGATCATGAGCATCCCCACCATCCTGCTGTTCGAGAAGGGTGCGGTAGCCAAGCAGGTCGTCGGCGCCATGCCCAAGAGCGCGCTGGTGCAGGAGCTGGGCCTGGCTTAG
- a CDS encoding zinc ribbon domain-containing protein produces the protein MAIYDLKCDDCGKQFEMFVTGFLTDEDRECPRCNSRRVSQKFNSSFGIGSSCSSKSGGGCSTPPSGSFG, from the coding sequence ATGGCAATATATGATTTGAAATGTGACGATTGTGGCAAGCAGTTCGAGATGTTCGTGACCGGATTTCTCACTGATGAGGACAGGGAATGTCCCCGCTGCAACAGCCGCCGCGTATCGCAGAAGTTCAACAGCTCTTTCGGCATCGGTTCTTCCTGCTCTTCAAAGAGCGGAGGAGGATGCAGCACGCCGCCTTCTGGGAGTTTTGGCTGA